Proteins encoded within one genomic window of Amycolatopsis nigrescens CSC17Ta-90:
- a CDS encoding YciI family protein, with amino-acid sequence MPQYAILIYEKETPGGVADIPPEVMEANLNAGEKIAALGAKVVHEQALEPSAATRTIRKSGLVTDGPFLESKEVIAGFFVVEAADLDVAIAVGKLLPIMDGAVEVRPLLAV; translated from the coding sequence ATGCCGCAGTACGCGATTCTGATCTATGAGAAGGAAACCCCCGGCGGCGTGGCCGACATTCCGCCCGAGGTGATGGAAGCCAATCTGAACGCGGGGGAGAAGATCGCCGCGTTGGGCGCGAAAGTCGTGCACGAGCAGGCGCTGGAGCCCAGCGCGGCGACGCGGACGATCCGCAAGAGCGGCCTGGTCACCGACGGACCCTTCCTCGAGAGCAAGGAAGTGATCGCCGGGTTCTTCGTGGTGGAGGCCGCCGACCTCGACGTGGCGATCGCCGTCGGCAAACTGCTTCCGATCATGGATGGTGCCGTCGAAGTGCGGCCGCTGCTCGCCGTGTGA